One part of the Olleya sp. YS genome encodes these proteins:
- a CDS encoding helix-turn-helix transcriptional regulator — MNRIKEVLEEKGIKQVWLADKLGKSFNTVNGYVQNRNQPSLEVLYEIAKILDVNPKELLIS; from the coding sequence ATGAACCGTATAAAAGAAGTTTTAGAAGAAAAAGGCATAAAACAGGTATGGTTAGCAGATAAGCTAGGTAAAAGCTTTAATACAGTTAATGGTTATGTTCAAAACAGAAACCAACCAAGTTTAGAAGTGTTATATGAAATAGCAAAAATATTAGATGTTAATCCAAAGGAATTATTGATTTCATAA
- a CDS encoding serine dehydrogenasease, with product MKPPVDDSIKKILSDKLNDLSNLLDADIFTYYGQIIDGNESIILKIIEDLASSEHKKDKLFVVLTTGGGSAIAVERYVNIMRHHYKEVNFIIPDYAFSAGTIFCMSGDNIYMDYFSVLGPIDPQVQNKEGNWVAALGYLDKVNELIEKAQNDSLTQAEFIILKDFDLAELKGYEQAKELTISLLKKWLVKYKFKNWEKHQTNPVLIGQDVTIEEKEARAEEIADILSNNNEWKSHGRPINIETLEEKLRLKIEDYSNNEPLRSLIRQYYDLLSDYVKSNKLPIFVQTKLFI from the coding sequence ATGAAGCCACCAGTTGATGATTCAATAAAGAAAATATTAAGTGATAAATTAAATGATTTATCAAATTTATTAGATGCAGACATCTTTACTTATTATGGTCAAATAATAGATGGTAATGAAAGCATCATATTAAAGATTATAGAGGATTTAGCTTCTTCAGAACATAAGAAAGATAAATTATTTGTTGTATTAACAACTGGTGGTGGGAGTGCAATTGCAGTAGAACGCTATGTAAATATAATGCGACATCATTATAAAGAAGTTAATTTTATAATACCAGATTATGCTTTTAGTGCAGGTACTATTTTTTGTATGAGTGGTGATAATATATATATGGATTATTTTTCTGTACTTGGTCCAATAGATCCTCAAGTACAAAATAAAGAAGGTAACTGGGTTGCAGCACTAGGTTATTTAGATAAAGTAAACGAGTTAATTGAAAAAGCTCAAAATGATAGTTTGACACAAGCTGAATTTATCATATTAAAGGATTTTGATTTAGCAGAACTTAAAGGATATGAACAAGCTAAAGAATTAACAATTTCACTTTTAAAAAAATGGTTAGTTAAATATAAATTTAAAAATTGGGAAAAGCATCAAACTAATCCAGTATTAATTGGTCAAGATGTAACAATAGAAGAAAAAGAAGCTAGAGCAGAGGAAATTGCAGATATTTTAAGTAATAATAACGAATGGAAGTCCCACGGTAGACCTATTAATATTGAAACTTTAGAAGAAAAACTACGGTTGAAAATAGAGGATTATAGTAATAATGAGCCTTTAAGGTCTTTGATTCGTCAATACTATGATTTACTTTCAGATTATGTTAAATCGAATAAATTACCTATTTTTGTTCAAACCAAATTATTTATATAA
- a CDS encoding DEAD/DEAH box helicase yields MSKEKNIPTITVNYNNNGSSVTSNELGMRAMQELAYEKRGEQYLLIKSPPASGKSRALMFIALDKLNNQGIKQAIIAVPEKSIGSSFNNEPLSKYGYYYDWVVTPKWNLCNSPGEDGGKVNSVKAFLESEDKVLVCTHATFRFAVERFGVEIFDDRLIAIDEFHHVSANDNNVLGSQLKDFIERDKVHIVAMTGSYFRGDANPVLMPDDELKFEPVTYTYYEQLSGYEHLKTLNIGYYFYSGAYTDDLTKVLNPDEKTIIHIPNVNSRESIGGTRFKHQEVDNILNELGEWQGIEEATGFHIVKTNSGKIIKIADLVNDDASKRPLVQAALKMPEIKTNRDHVDIIIALGMAKEGFDWIWCEHALTIGYRSSLTEIVQIIGRATRDAPNKTQARFTNLIAEVDASEDSVTDAVNDTLKAISASLLMEQVLAPKFNFTPKNPQSKEQEGYDYGEGGYDPNKENVGWNEEKGEFQVEIKGLAMPESEDAKRICKEDLNEVIAAFAQDKDSIGRGLFDEELVPQELTQVRLGKIIKEKYPEIDDEDIEAIRQHAIAALNITQMAKQSINNEENDNIKANTALIDGIRKFAMDVRDLDVDWIDSINPFSEAYSILSKAMTEKSLKAMAEVISGKKPNINLEEARELAKRALKFKNERGRLPDIKSADPWEQRMAQGIAYLARKKSEEQNG; encoded by the coding sequence ATGAGTAAAGAAAAAAATATACCTACAATTACAGTAAACTATAATAATAACGGTAGTTCCGTTACCTCTAATGAGTTGGGGATGCGTGCTATGCAAGAGTTAGCATATGAAAAACGAGGTGAACAATATCTATTAATTAAATCACCGCCCGCATCTGGTAAAAGTAGAGCGTTAATGTTTATAGCTTTAGATAAACTAAATAATCAAGGTATTAAGCAGGCTATTATTGCAGTACCAGAAAAATCTATTGGTTCAAGTTTTAATAACGAGCCATTATCTAAATATGGATATTATTATGATTGGGTAGTGACACCAAAATGGAATTTATGTAATTCACCAGGAGAAGATGGCGGTAAAGTAAATTCAGTCAAAGCTTTTCTGGAAAGTGAAGATAAAGTTTTAGTTTGTACACACGCTACATTTCGCTTTGCAGTAGAACGTTTTGGTGTTGAAATTTTTGATGATAGATTAATTGCAATAGACGAGTTTCATCACGTTAGTGCTAATGATAATAATGTATTAGGTTCTCAACTTAAAGATTTTATAGAAAGAGATAAAGTACATATTGTAGCTATGACTGGTTCTTATTTTAGAGGCGATGCTAACCCTGTTTTAATGCCTGATGATGAATTGAAATTTGAACCAGTAACCTATACCTATTATGAGCAATTAAGTGGTTATGAGCATTTAAAAACTTTAAATATTGGCTATTATTTTTATAGTGGAGCTTATACAGACGACCTAACAAAAGTTTTAAATCCAGATGAAAAAACAATCATTCATATTCCAAATGTCAATTCTAGGGAAAGTATTGGAGGTACTAGATTTAAACATCAAGAGGTAGATAATATTTTAAATGAATTAGGAGAATGGCAAGGTATTGAAGAAGCTACTGGTTTTCATATTGTAAAAACAAATTCAGGTAAAATCATAAAAATAGCAGACCTTGTAAATGATGATGCTTCTAAACGACCTTTAGTGCAAGCAGCATTGAAAATGCCAGAAATTAAAACGAATCGAGACCACGTAGATATTATTATAGCTTTAGGTATGGCAAAAGAAGGTTTTGATTGGATTTGGTGCGAACACGCTTTAACAATAGGGTATCGTTCTAGTTTAACAGAAATTGTTCAAATTATAGGTAGAGCAACTCGTGACGCCCCAAATAAAACACAAGCAAGATTCACTAATTTAATAGCAGAGGTAGATGCTTCTGAAGATTCTGTGACAGATGCTGTAAATGATACGCTAAAAGCTATTTCAGCGAGTTTATTAATGGAACAAGTTCTAGCACCAAAATTCAATTTCACACCTAAAAATCCTCAAAGTAAAGAACAAGAAGGCTATGATTATGGTGAAGGTGGTTATGACCCTAACAAGGAGAATGTTGGATGGAATGAAGAAAAAGGCGAATTTCAAGTTGAAATTAAAGGTTTAGCAATGCCAGAAAGTGAAGATGCAAAACGTATATGTAAAGAAGATTTAAACGAGGTAATTGCAGCTTTTGCGCAAGATAAAGATTCAATTGGTAGAGGGTTGTTTGATGAAGAATTAGTGCCACAAGAATTAACTCAAGTACGTTTAGGTAAAATTATTAAAGAGAAGTATCCAGAAATTGATGATGAAGATATTGAGGCTATTAGACAGCACGCTATAGCAGCTCTTAATATTACTCAAATGGCGAAGCAATCTATAAATAATGAAGAGAATGATAATATTAAAGCAAATACAGCTTTAATTGATGGTATTAGAAAATTTGCTATGGATGTTAGAGATTTAGATGTAGATTGGATTGATAGTATAAATCCATTTAGTGAAGCATACTCAATCCTTTCAAAAGCAATGACAGAAAAAAGCTTAAAAGCAATGGCTGAAGTTATATCTGGGAAAAAGCCTAATATTAATCTTGAAGAAGCTAGAGAATTGGCTAAACGAGCTTTAAAGTTTAAAAATGAACGAGGGAGATTGCCAGATATTAAATCAGCAGATCCTTGGGAGCAACGTATGGCACAAGGTATTGCATATTTAGCTAGAAAAAAATCAGAAGAACAAAATGGCTAA
- a CDS encoding DUF6266 family protein: MGKISQGILGGLSGKVGNVIGGSWKGIDYIRIKPSSVANPRTEGQVNQRNKFTVTLEYLQPNKEFLKVGYKSFATKKTEFNAAMSYVLNNAVGGIAPNFTIDYSLALLSRGSLSGVLNGTTDLTTPGQVDFGWGDNSAEGNANATDKAMLLVYNPSKKESVYILDGADRTAGSQSVTIPNTYAGDTVELFMAFVSADGSQVSNSVYLGSGTAA, translated from the coding sequence ATGGGAAAGATTTCTCAAGGAATTTTAGGCGGATTATCTGGAAAAGTAGGTAACGTAATTGGTGGTAGTTGGAAAGGTATTGACTACATCAGAATTAAGCCATCAAGCGTGGCGAATCCTCGAACAGAGGGGCAAGTAAACCAACGTAATAAATTTACGGTTACATTGGAATATTTACAGCCAAACAAAGAGTTTTTAAAAGTTGGTTACAAGTCTTTTGCGACAAAGAAAACCGAATTTAATGCTGCAATGTCTTATGTATTAAATAATGCAGTAGGAGGGATTGCGCCTAACTTCACAATCGATTATTCTTTAGCTTTATTGAGTAGAGGTTCTTTATCTGGAGTGTTAAACGGTACTACTGACTTAACAACACCAGGACAAGTGGATTTTGGTTGGGGTGATAACTCGGCAGAGGGTAACGCAAATGCAACAGATAAAGCAATGTTGTTAGTTTACAATCCAAGTAAAAAAGAATCTGTTTATATTTTAGATGGTGCAGACAGAACAGCAGGTTCTCAATCGGTAACAATTCCAAACACCTATGCAGGAGACACAGTAGAGCTATTTATGGCGTTTGTTTCTGCTGATGGTAGTCAAGTATCAAATAGTGTGTATTTAGGCTCTGGTACGGCTGCTTAA
- a CDS encoding GIY-YIG nuclease family protein: MAKKDKFTAEDDELLAALGVEVEVKKKTTFTASEERVIAGFEEIQKFVDEHNRLPRHGEENDIFERLYAVRLEKIKEKQEFVDLLKEFDNQNILSGEIINTVDVPSDIDDDELLNLLGVEEEENSITNLKHVKTRAEKRAVEEFANRTICEDFEKFKPLFEKTKKEIENGFRETVRFRKDSGFTKTLIQEKLFVIIRGQMAYIANKGEIFQAPNGEEDARLRVIYDNGTENDLLQRSLIRAMYKDETSRFVTTPGLGPLFSDELESDDLESGIIYVLRSNSNNPLIIENRDVFHKIGVTGNDINKRIVNAKNDPTFLMADVEVIATYKLANIKRHKLENLIQSFFKNAKLDIDIKDRFGKPVNPKEWFLVPIFIIDEVVEKIKDGTIEDYYYDVKSASLKKY; encoded by the coding sequence ATGGCTAAAAAAGATAAATTTACAGCTGAAGACGATGAGTTATTAGCAGCTTTAGGTGTAGAGGTAGAAGTAAAAAAGAAAACTACTTTTACAGCTTCAGAAGAGCGTGTTATTGCAGGTTTTGAAGAAATTCAAAAATTTGTTGATGAACATAATCGTCTACCACGTCACGGAGAAGAAAATGATATTTTTGAAAGATTATATGCTGTTAGATTAGAAAAAATTAAAGAAAAGCAAGAGTTTGTAGATTTGCTTAAAGAGTTTGATAATCAGAATATTTTATCTGGAGAAATAATAAACACAGTTGATGTTCCAAGTGATATTGATGATGATGAATTATTAAATCTTCTAGGTGTTGAAGAAGAAGAAAATTCAATAACTAATCTTAAGCACGTTAAAACAAGAGCAGAAAAAAGAGCTGTTGAAGAATTTGCAAATAGAACAATTTGTGAAGACTTTGAGAAGTTTAAGCCACTATTTGAAAAGACAAAAAAAGAAATAGAAAACGGCTTTAGAGAAACTGTCCGTTTTAGAAAGGATTCTGGTTTTACAAAAACCTTAATTCAAGAAAAGCTATTTGTAATCATAAGAGGGCAAATGGCTTATATTGCAAATAAAGGTGAAATTTTTCAAGCACCAAACGGCGAAGAAGATGCGCGTTTAAGAGTAATTTACGATAATGGTACAGAAAACGATTTATTACAGCGTTCACTTATAAGAGCAATGTATAAAGATGAAACAAGTCGTTTTGTAACAACACCAGGTTTGGGTCCTTTGTTTTCAGATGAATTAGAAAGTGATGATTTAGAAAGTGGTATTATTTATGTTTTAAGGTCAAATTCTAACAATCCTTTGATTATTGAAAATAGAGACGTGTTTCATAAAATTGGGGTTACAGGAAATGATATTAATAAGCGTATAGTAAATGCAAAGAACGACCCTACTTTTTTAATGGCAGATGTTGAGGTTATTGCAACTTATAAATTAGCAAATATCAAACGACATAAATTAGAAAATCTAATACAATCTTTCTTTAAAAACGCAAAGTTAGATATTGATATTAAAGACCGTTTTGGTAAGCCAGTAAACCCAAAAGAATGGTTTTTAGTACCTATTTTTATAATCGATGAAGTTGTAGAGAAAATAAAAGACGGTACAATTGAAGATTATTATTATGATGTTAAATCAGCTAGTTTAAAAAAGTATTGA
- a CDS encoding choice-of-anchor L domain-containing protein, translating into MQKAIIIFLFLWTSMVTAQNVVTDSQTYTPQQLIEDILIDSNCITNVQVTNVVGGNFGGADQSYGYFDATGTTFPFQSGVVLSTGRLTNVNGPNTSLSDDDAPNWSGDQDLETILNESDTFNATIIEFQFTSTATQISFNYIFASEEYQEGNPNTCQFSDLFGFLIRESGQQQYENIALVPNTQTPVKVTTVHPEILGGCQAENEFYFESWNNNTAPINFNGQTKVLSAVANTTPNTTYEVKLVIADEFNYRYDSAVFLEAGSFEFTTDLGPNLLESTNNALCPNQTIQLDATQAENNSYAWFENGVLLPTETNPILDVDNPGTYNVEVTLANGCISYGDIIIEAFAPFTTPNTTLTACDLEQDGITQFNLFDADLDITSGDPNLSIVGFFQSQTDAQQQQNAIATPEYFQNTSTNQTVFALIENGQTGCTTISEITLQISNNSLPVYNLEACDNNPIDGITSFNLDQVTVQIIPLVPADANIYYYLNADDAFSESNPLPTNFESTIANLQTIIAQVTTNSSDCYAITEVNLSVLYTPDILDNETIEYCLNNYPETLTLVGGVLNDSPSNYYYQWLLNGTDTGVNTSFIEVNQIGTYTVIITDPNGCSNTRDITIISIEAPIIDSIDFTELTTNNTVTVNVSNTLEVEYALDNASFQPSNIFTNVAPGLHTVYVRDLEGCGQTEQTIAILGFPQFFTPNGDTYNQYWKPKGMTAQFNANLDIKIFDRFGKFLHQINPETEGWNGTLQGNPLPTNDYWYFVTRPNGQTYRGHFSLVR; encoded by the coding sequence ATGCAAAAAGCAATTATTATTTTTCTTTTTTTATGGACAAGTATGGTAACTGCACAAAATGTAGTTACCGACTCACAAACCTATACTCCACAACAACTTATAGAGGATATTTTAATAGATAGCAATTGTATAACCAATGTACAAGTCACCAATGTCGTTGGCGGAAATTTTGGTGGTGCAGACCAAAGTTATGGTTATTTTGATGCGACAGGAACTACCTTTCCGTTTCAAAGTGGTGTGGTTTTAAGTACAGGTCGATTAACTAATGTTAATGGTCCCAACACGTCTTTAAGTGACGATGATGCGCCAAATTGGTCTGGAGACCAAGATTTAGAAACCATTTTAAATGAAAGTGATACGTTTAATGCTACTATAATCGAGTTTCAGTTTACCTCTACTGCTACACAAATTAGTTTCAACTATATATTTGCTTCAGAAGAATATCAAGAAGGCAATCCAAACACGTGTCAATTTTCAGATTTATTTGGTTTTTTAATTCGCGAAAGTGGGCAACAACAATATGAAAATATTGCATTAGTACCTAACACACAAACTCCTGTAAAAGTCACTACTGTGCATCCAGAAATTCTTGGAGGTTGCCAAGCAGAAAACGAGTTTTATTTTGAAAGTTGGAACAACAATACAGCTCCAATTAACTTTAATGGACAAACAAAAGTCTTGTCGGCTGTAGCAAACACAACACCTAATACAACTTACGAAGTTAAATTAGTAATTGCAGACGAGTTTAACTATCGTTATGATTCTGCGGTCTTTTTAGAAGCTGGAAGTTTTGAGTTTACTACAGATTTGGGACCTAATTTATTAGAAAGTACCAACAACGCGTTGTGTCCAAACCAGACCATTCAACTAGATGCCACACAAGCAGAAAACAACAGTTATGCTTGGTTTGAAAACGGAGTATTATTGCCTACAGAAACCAATCCAATCCTAGACGTAGATAATCCTGGAACGTATAATGTAGAAGTCACTTTAGCTAATGGTTGTATTAGTTATGGAGACATTATTATCGAAGCGTTTGCACCTTTTACAACACCAAACACCACGTTAACTGCTTGCGATTTAGAGCAAGACGGAATCACACAATTTAATCTTTTTGATGCCGATTTAGACATCACCTCAGGAGACCCAAATCTATCCATTGTTGGATTTTTTCAGTCACAAACAGATGCGCAGCAGCAACAAAACGCGATAGCAACACCAGAATATTTTCAAAACACCTCTACTAATCAAACGGTGTTTGCATTAATAGAAAATGGTCAAACTGGTTGTACAACTATTTCAGAAATTACTTTACAAATCTCTAATAATAGCTTACCAGTCTATAACTTAGAAGCCTGTGACAACAATCCAATTGATGGTATTACAAGTTTTAATTTGGACCAAGTCACTGTGCAAATCATACCTTTAGTTCCAGCAGATGCCAACATTTATTATTATCTAAATGCAGACGACGCTTTTTCGGAAAGCAATCCGTTGCCAACAAATTTTGAGTCTACAATAGCAAACCTACAAACTATTATTGCGCAAGTCACCACCAATAGTTCTGACTGTTACGCCATTACCGAAGTTAATTTAAGCGTATTATATACACCAGACATTTTAGACAACGAAACCATTGAGTATTGCCTAAATAATTATCCAGAAACCCTAACGTTAGTAGGTGGCGTTTTAAACGATTCACCAAGTAATTATTACTACCAATGGTTACTTAACGGAACAGATACAGGTGTTAACACCTCCTTTATCGAAGTAAACCAAATTGGAACCTACACGGTTATTATTACAGACCCAAACGGTTGCTCTAATACAAGAGATATAACTATCATCTCAATAGAAGCACCAATAATAGACAGCATAGACTTTACAGAACTAACCACTAACAATACGGTAACCGTTAACGTCTCTAACACGCTAGAGGTAGAATATGCATTGGACAACGCTAGTTTTCAGCCTTCAAATATATTTACCAATGTAGCACCAGGATTACATACTGTTTATGTCAGAGATTTGGAGGGTTGCGGACAAACGGAACAGACCATTGCTATTTTAGGATTTCCTCAATTCTTTACACCAAATGGAGATACCTATAACCAATATTGGAAACCAAAAGGAATGACTGCCCAATTCAATGCCAATTTAGACATTAAAATATTTGATCGATTTGGTAAATTCTTACACCAAATTAACCCAGAAACTGAAGGTTGGAATGGGACACTACAAGGTAACCCGTTACCAACTAACGACTATTGGTACTTCGTGACACGACCTAACGGACAAACCTATCGTGGACATTTTAGTTTGGTTAGATAA
- a CDS encoding DNA methyltransferase, translating to MNAVEIEEAVSELALKPFEAEEFPFSFLEAFGNKSTTIKKLRSGTSNKTDVKGAILQRNNIHILTSKKGKVTESLEILRNSPSTQKSKVEFILATDGLDFQAENIITGETVVCEYKDFHNYFGFFLSLANITTVKQIRESAFDIKATSRLNKLYVELLQHNPDWATIERRPDMNHFLARLIFCFFAEDTDIFKDDNLFTDTIQKISDPDASNTHEVISEIFRAMDTKLENREKENIKVWGKKFPYVNGELFSGSTEVPKFTKIARSYLLHVGSLDWKQINPDIFGSMIQAVADEDERGSLGMHYTSVPNILKVLNPLFLDDLREQLEKAEDNSRKLLNLRNRMAHIRVFDPACGSGNFLVIAYKEMRKIENEINIKRGEINKASEIPLTNFRGIELKDFSAEVARLALIIAEYQCDVLYRGQRLALAEFLPLDAENWIVKGNALTLNWLSVCPPTGTGVKLQGDDLFSTPLNQAQIDFDNEGGETYICGNPPYKGSTWQTAEQKSDVKAIFENKTSSWKSLDYVACWFMKAAEYSEKTSCTTALVATNSICQGQQVPILWPLIFKTGQKIVFAHTSFKWANLASYNAGVTVIIVGISKENRIEKKLYDYNSDGQLYDKSVASINAYLVEGENVIVNNTRKPFDENSQMVWGNKPTDGGHLLLSKDEVEKLNLNTDQKARFIRRFYGSAEFIKGISRFCIWIEDENLDEAQSIPSIARRIEGVREMRLASKAASTRKYAEYSWKFRQIQGLANKHSIIVPAVSSEKRPYLPVGLLEKDAIIYAKAFTIYDAPLWNMALIASRLHWVWIGTVCVRLEMRFSYSNTLGWNTFPLPTLTKKNKEDLTACAEEILIARERHFPATIADLYDPEKMPKDLRLAHERNDEVLERIYIGRKFKNDTERLEKLFELYTKMTAKK from the coding sequence ATGAACGCAGTAGAAATAGAAGAAGCAGTATCGGAATTGGCATTAAAGCCTTTTGAAGCAGAGGAATTTCCTTTTTCTTTTTTAGAGGCTTTTGGTAATAAAAGTACGACTATTAAAAAGTTACGTAGTGGTACTTCAAATAAAACAGATGTTAAGGGTGCAATTCTACAGCGTAATAATATCCATATACTTACTAGTAAAAAAGGAAAAGTAACAGAATCTTTAGAGATATTACGTAATAGTCCATCAACACAAAAGAGTAAAGTAGAATTTATCTTAGCTACAGATGGTTTAGATTTTCAAGCCGAAAACATAATAACAGGTGAAACAGTTGTTTGTGAGTACAAAGACTTTCATAATTATTTCGGTTTTTTCCTTTCACTAGCAAATATTACAACAGTAAAACAAATACGTGAAAGCGCATTTGATATTAAAGCTACAAGTCGTTTAAATAAACTTTATGTAGAGTTATTACAACATAATCCAGATTGGGCAACAATAGAACGTCGTCCAGATATGAATCACTTTTTGGCAAGATTAATTTTTTGCTTTTTTGCGGAGGATACGGATATTTTCAAAGACGATAATCTTTTTACAGATACCATTCAAAAAATAAGTGACCCTGATGCTTCAAATACACACGAGGTAATAAGTGAGATTTTTAGAGCAATGGATACAAAGCTCGAAAATCGTGAAAAAGAAAATATCAAAGTTTGGGGTAAAAAGTTTCCTTATGTAAATGGTGAGTTATTTTCTGGTTCTACAGAAGTACCGAAGTTTACTAAAATAGCACGTTCTTATTTATTACACGTAGGTAGTTTAGATTGGAAGCAAATTAACCCAGATATATTTGGGTCAATGATTCAAGCTGTTGCAGACGAAGATGAACGTGGTTCGTTAGGGATGCATTATACTTCTGTACCAAATATTTTAAAAGTATTAAATCCTTTATTTTTAGATGATTTACGAGAGCAATTAGAAAAAGCAGAAGATAACAGTCGTAAACTACTCAATTTACGTAATCGTATGGCACACATACGAGTATTTGACCCTGCTTGTGGTTCAGGTAATTTCCTTGTAATTGCGTATAAAGAAATGCGTAAAATAGAAAATGAGATTAACATTAAACGTGGTGAAATTAATAAAGCAAGTGAAATACCATTAACGAACTTTAGAGGTATTGAATTAAAAGATTTTTCAGCAGAAGTAGCACGTTTGGCATTAATTATTGCAGAATACCAATGTGATGTGTTGTATAGAGGGCAAAGACTTGCTCTTGCGGAATTTCTACCCTTAGATGCTGAAAATTGGATTGTTAAAGGAAATGCATTAACGCTTAATTGGTTATCAGTTTGTCCACCTACAGGAACTGGTGTAAAACTTCAAGGAGACGATTTATTTTCAACACCTTTAAATCAAGCTCAAATTGATTTTGATAATGAAGGTGGGGAAACTTACATCTGTGGTAATCCACCTTATAAAGGTTCAACGTGGCAAACAGCTGAGCAAAAATCAGATGTAAAAGCAATATTTGAAAATAAAACATCTAGTTGGAAATCTTTAGATTATGTTGCTTGTTGGTTTATGAAAGCAGCTGAGTATAGTGAAAAAACTTCTTGCACGACAGCTTTGGTTGCAACTAATTCTATTTGTCAAGGTCAACAAGTTCCTATTCTTTGGCCATTAATTTTTAAAACAGGTCAAAAAATAGTGTTTGCTCACACTTCTTTTAAATGGGCTAATTTAGCAAGTTACAATGCAGGTGTAACGGTTATTATAGTAGGTATTAGTAAGGAAAACCGTATAGAGAAAAAATTATATGATTATAATTCTGATGGACAATTATATGATAAGTCTGTTGCATCAATTAACGCATATTTAGTAGAAGGAGAAAATGTAATCGTAAATAATACAAGAAAACCTTTTGATGAGAATAGTCAAATGGTATGGGGTAATAAACCAACTGATGGAGGACATTTATTACTTTCAAAAGATGAAGTAGAAAAATTAAATCTTAACACAGACCAAAAGGCTCGCTTTATACGAAGATTTTATGGTTCTGCAGAATTTATCAAAGGTATAAGTCGATTTTGTATCTGGATAGAGGATGAGAATCTTGATGAGGCGCAAAGTATTCCTTCAATAGCTAGAAGAATAGAAGGCGTTCGTGAAATGAGGCTTGCTAGTAAGGCTGCTTCTACTAGAAAATATGCAGAGTATTCTTGGAAATTTAGGCAAATACAAGGTTTAGCTAATAAACATTCTATAATTGTTCCTGCTGTAAGTTCAGAGAAACGACCATATTTACCTGTAGGTTTATTGGAGAAAGATGCAATAATATATGCTAAAGCTTTTACCATATATGATGCGCCTTTATGGAATATGGCTTTGATTGCCTCTCGTCTACACTGGGTTTGGATAGGTACGGTTTGTGTCCGTTTAGAAATGAGATTTTCTTATTCAAATACCTTAGGTTGGAATACGTTCCCATTGCCAACCTTAACAAAAAAAAATAAAGAAGACTTAACAGCTTGTGCCGAAGAAATACTAATTGCAAGAGAACGTCATTTCCCAGCAACAATAGCGGACTTATACGACCCAGAAAAAATGCCTAAAGATTTGAGATTAGCGCACGAACGTAATGATGAAGTTTTAGAGCGTATTTATATTGGTCGTAAATTTAAAAATGATACCGAGCGTTTAGAAAAACTATTTGAACTCTACACTAAAATGACTGCCAAAAAATAA